A genomic window from Nicotiana sylvestris chromosome 11, ASM39365v2, whole genome shotgun sequence includes:
- the LOC138881010 gene encoding uncharacterized protein yields MAITTRSGKVLQGEGEQVVGVEESEQEVEVEEPSVVEVEKVPEELKVQEENREEVKEKVKETPKTLPPIPRPPPPFPQRLARKVDDSKIERFYDILKQLSVNIPFVEAFQEISIIATSTVQKKEDPRAFTIPCTIGEHDFARALCDNGASINLMPLSIYKQAGLGMPRPTSMRL; encoded by the exons ATGGCAATTACTACTCGAAGTGGGAAAGTACTACAAGGAGAGGGTGAACAAGTGGTTGGAGTTGAAGAGTCCGAACAAGAGGTTGAGGTTGAAGAGCCAAGTGttgttgaagttgaaaaggttccgGAAGAATTGAAAGTGCAAGAAGAAAACCGTGAAgaggtaaaggaaaaggtaaaagagacaccaaaaactctaccaccaattcctagacctcctcctccATTCCCTCAAAGACTTGCTAGGAAGGTTGATGATAGCAAAATCGAAAGGTTCTATGACATTCTCAAGCAATTATCGGTGAATAttccatttgtggaagcatttcaagagat ttccatcattgcaacatccaccgttcaaaagaaagaagacccgAGAGCTTTCACTATTCCATGTACTATTGGGGAACATGATTTTGCAAGAGCCCTTTGTGATAATGGGGCTAGCATCAACTTAATGCCTCTTTCCATTTACAAGCAAGCAGGCTTAGGTATGCCAAGGCCAACAAGTATGAGATTGTAA